The following proteins come from a genomic window of Geomonas sp. RF6:
- a CDS encoding B12-binding domain-containing radical SAM protein, translating to MKIALVAIHAYPSPQAVPLACAFLKGYLLADALLGDRIQVEIVECFAGDEPETCAGKILAVEPDLVAFSLYVWGAELGVAIAKILHQSRPELILCAGGAEASANPAPLFRNAPFDFLVQGEGEAPLAAALCRLLGDDGVHDLPGILLPGAASAAPAPPVPLEKIPSPYLCGLLDPPPGGAVLWQLSRGCDFCCAFCFDGKTAVAVRRFPMERIEAELRLLVERQVTQVFVLDSTFNKVPQRAKEVLRLIRKIAPMVHFHFEVRSEFIDAEMAELFASITCSLQIGLQSADAGVLAAAGRKFNRYAFEEKIYLLNEAGAIFGFDLIYGLPGDNLKLFRDSLDFALSLYPNHLDIFPLAVLPGTRLFSDAQKAGLQHLPSPPYTITATAGFSRKELDEARRLARGCDIFYSRGKAVAWFNSVCAGLKLAPSAFLDAFAQWIEGQALAREEEDLSDREVWRLQHDFLQEVFRARKKERLLPVALDLAYYHHLYAEALLAAPPAIPSKRALKGVDLLATPLAVPPSAALARFNYPILELLEAGEVELAPFSAEVPKSGSYAIIYPFRGEVRTEDLPRPYFQLLEKLDGRSLPKDLLKSLRIPKEEALDFLATALSEGMVVLPARL from the coding sequence ATGAAAATAGCCCTCGTGGCGATCCACGCATACCCCTCCCCGCAGGCGGTGCCGCTGGCGTGCGCCTTTTTGAAAGGATACCTCCTCGCGGACGCGCTCCTTGGCGACCGAATCCAGGTGGAGATCGTCGAATGTTTCGCCGGAGACGAGCCGGAGACGTGCGCGGGAAAGATCCTGGCGGTCGAGCCGGATCTGGTGGCCTTTTCCCTCTACGTGTGGGGGGCGGAGCTGGGTGTCGCCATTGCGAAAATCCTCCATCAGAGCCGCCCGGAGCTCATCCTGTGCGCCGGTGGCGCGGAGGCGAGTGCGAACCCCGCACCCCTTTTCCGGAACGCTCCTTTCGATTTCCTCGTCCAGGGAGAGGGGGAAGCTCCGCTTGCCGCGGCACTCTGCCGACTTCTGGGTGATGATGGGGTGCACGATCTCCCGGGTATCCTCCTTCCCGGTGCGGCGAGCGCGGCCCCGGCCCCGCCGGTGCCGCTCGAGAAGATCCCCTCTCCGTATCTGTGCGGCCTCCTCGATCCCCCGCCCGGTGGTGCGGTCCTCTGGCAACTCTCTCGCGGCTGCGACTTCTGCTGCGCCTTCTGTTTCGACGGCAAAACCGCCGTCGCCGTACGTCGCTTCCCCATGGAGCGGATCGAGGCGGAGCTGCGCCTCCTGGTGGAGCGCCAGGTGACGCAGGTTTTCGTGCTGGACTCCACCTTCAACAAGGTCCCGCAGCGGGCGAAGGAGGTCCTGCGCCTGATCCGCAAGATTGCGCCGATGGTGCACTTTCACTTCGAGGTGCGCAGCGAGTTCATCGATGCCGAGATGGCGGAGCTCTTCGCCTCCATCACCTGCTCCCTGCAGATCGGCTTGCAAAGCGCCGACGCCGGCGTCCTCGCTGCGGCCGGGAGGAAGTTCAACAGGTACGCCTTCGAGGAGAAGATCTACCTCCTGAACGAGGCGGGCGCGATCTTCGGCTTCGACCTGATTTACGGGCTCCCGGGGGACAACCTGAAGCTCTTTCGCGACTCGCTCGACTTCGCCCTCTCCCTCTACCCGAACCACCTGGACATCTTCCCGCTGGCGGTCCTCCCCGGGACGCGCCTCTTCAGCGACGCGCAGAAGGCGGGGCTGCAGCACCTCCCCTCCCCCCCCTACACCATCACCGCCACCGCCGGCTTCTCCCGTAAGGAACTGGATGAGGCGCGGCGCCTGGCGCGGGGGTGCGACATCTTCTACAGCCGAGGGAAAGCGGTCGCCTGGTTCAACTCCGTCTGCGCCGGGCTCAAACTCGCCCCGAGCGCCTTCCTGGATGCGTTCGCACAATGGATCGAGGGACAGGCTCTCGCACGCGAGGAAGAGGACCTTTCCGACCGGGAAGTATGGCGCCTGCAGCACGACTTTCTCCAGGAGGTCTTCAGGGCGCGCAAGAAGGAGCGGCTCCTTCCGGTGGCACTCGATCTCGCCTACTATCACCACCTCTACGCCGAGGCCCTTCTTGCCGCCCCCCCGGCAATCCCGTCGAAGCGTGCGCTGAAGGGTGTTGACCTCCTTGCTACCCCCCTGGCCGTCCCCCCGTCGGCCGCGCTTGCCCGCTTCAACTACCCGATACTCGAGCTGCTCGAAGCCGGAGAGGTGGAGCTCGCCCCTTTCAGTGCGGAAGTTCCAAAGTCCGGATCTTATGCCATAATCTACCCCTTCCGGGGGGAGGTCCGCACCGAGGACCTTCCCCGTCCGTACTTCCAGCTCCTGGAGAAACTGGACGGCAGGAGCCTTCCGAAAGATCTCCTGAAGAGTCTCAGGATCCCGAAGGAGGAGGCTCTCGATTTCCTTGCAACGGCGCTCTCCGAAGGGATGGTTGTTCTACCCGCCCGACTGTGA